In Mycobacterium gallinarum, a single window of DNA contains:
- a CDS encoding arabinosyltransferase domain-containing protein: protein MPRDEQERTYRFARLIAVVAGIAGLLLCGLVPLLPVKQTTATILWPQTSSPDGLITDITAPLVSGAPLALDISIPCQAVATLPEEGGLVVSTVPPAGIDSSRNGLFVRATEDVVVVAVRDSVAAVAPRPAVESGACSTLHLWANPGEVGADFIGIPGAAGTLSAEKKPQVAGVFTDLEVAAQAGLSGRIDIDTRFITSPTTLKLAVMVLGVVCVIASMVAMAVLDRRRSRRVAHAWRRFWRVGWATWLADIGVVGTLLLWHIIGALSSDDGYNLTIARVSTEAGYTANYYRFFGATEAPFDWYQSVLAHLAAISTASVWMRIPATLAGIGAWLILSRWVLPRLGARLAANRVTVWTAGAVFLAAWLPFNNGLRPEPLIAFGVIAAWALVEYAIGTRRLLPYAVAIVVAAFSVTLAPQGLIAVAPLLVGARAVARIIRDRRALDGVLAPLATLLSSAALLFVIVFRDQTLATVAESARIKYVVGPTIAWYQDFLRYYFLTVEDSVDSSLTRRFAVLVLLLCLFGMLAVLLRRSAVPGMARGPVWRLIGTTAIGLLLLTFTPTKWAVQFGAFAALAGALGAVTAFSFARVGLHSRRNIALYVTALLFVLAWATSGINGWFYVGNYGVPWFDKQPVIAGFPVLTIFLVLAILTGLLAGWLHFRMDYTGHTEVASTGRNRALASTPLLVVAVIMVVLEVGSLAKGAAQRYPVYTTAKANVAALTSGLSSTSCAMADDVLVEPDTNAGMLQPVPGQRFGEYGPLGGEDPVGFTPNGVSDTLEPAEPVTANPGLVNSDGSPNEPNVGIGYAAGTGGGYGPVGVNGSNVFLPFGLDPKRTPVMGSYDENTLAAKVTSAWYQLPPRTPDRPLVTVAAAGAIWYYEEDGSFNYGQSLKLQWGVHRPDGSYQALGDVQPIDIFPQKAWRNLRFPLAWAPPEANVARIVADDPNLSDDQWFAFTPPRVPVLETAQQLLGSETPVMLDIATAANFPCQRPFSEHLGVAELPEYRIQPNFKQIVSSSNMWQSAQDGGPFLFIQALLRTTAVPSYLRDDWYRDWGSIERYQRVVPASRAPNANVEQGTQRVFGWSRNGPIRALP, encoded by the coding sequence GTGCCACGCGACGAACAAGAGCGGACCTACCGGTTCGCGCGCCTGATCGCGGTCGTCGCAGGCATCGCCGGGCTGCTGCTGTGCGGGCTGGTTCCGCTGCTGCCGGTCAAACAGACCACCGCCACCATTCTGTGGCCCCAGACGTCCAGCCCCGACGGGCTGATCACCGACATCACCGCACCGCTGGTGTCCGGCGCACCCCTGGCCCTCGACATCTCGATCCCCTGCCAGGCCGTCGCCACGCTGCCCGAAGAGGGCGGCCTGGTCGTGTCGACCGTGCCGCCCGCCGGTATCGACTCCAGCCGCAACGGCCTGTTCGTCCGCGCCACCGAAGATGTCGTGGTGGTCGCGGTGCGTGACTCCGTCGCCGCGGTGGCACCCCGACCTGCCGTGGAGTCCGGCGCGTGCAGCACGCTGCACCTCTGGGCCAACCCCGGCGAGGTCGGCGCCGACTTCATCGGCATCCCCGGCGCGGCGGGCACCCTGTCGGCCGAGAAGAAGCCACAGGTCGCCGGCGTCTTCACCGATCTCGAGGTGGCCGCGCAGGCGGGGCTGTCGGGCCGCATCGACATCGACACCCGTTTCATCACCTCGCCGACAACGCTCAAGCTGGCCGTGATGGTGCTCGGGGTGGTCTGTGTGATCGCGTCGATGGTGGCGATGGCCGTCCTCGACCGCCGCCGGAGCCGCAGGGTCGCCCACGCATGGCGGCGATTCTGGCGGGTGGGCTGGGCCACCTGGCTCGCCGACATCGGCGTCGTTGGGACGCTGCTGCTCTGGCACATCATCGGCGCACTGTCCTCGGACGACGGCTACAACCTGACCATCGCCAGGGTGTCCACCGAGGCCGGCTACACCGCGAACTACTACCGCTTCTTCGGCGCCACCGAAGCGCCCTTCGACTGGTATCAGTCGGTGCTCGCGCACCTCGCGGCGATCAGCACCGCGAGCGTGTGGATGCGCATCCCCGCGACGCTGGCCGGCATCGGCGCCTGGCTGATCCTGAGCCGCTGGGTGCTACCCCGGCTGGGCGCGCGCCTTGCTGCGAACCGCGTCACCGTATGGACAGCGGGAGCGGTGTTCCTGGCGGCCTGGCTGCCGTTCAACAACGGGCTGCGTCCCGAACCGCTCATCGCGTTCGGTGTCATCGCGGCCTGGGCACTGGTCGAGTACGCGATCGGCACCCGACGGCTGCTGCCCTACGCGGTCGCCATCGTGGTGGCCGCGTTCTCGGTGACGCTGGCGCCGCAGGGCCTGATCGCGGTCGCGCCGCTGCTCGTCGGCGCTCGCGCCGTCGCACGCATCATCCGCGACCGTCGCGCGCTCGACGGAGTCCTCGCACCGCTGGCCACCCTGCTCTCGTCGGCCGCCCTGCTCTTCGTCATCGTGTTCCGCGACCAGACCCTGGCCACCGTCGCCGAGTCGGCACGCATCAAATACGTCGTCGGACCCACGATCGCCTGGTATCAGGACTTCCTGCGCTACTACTTCCTGACTGTCGAGGACAGCGTCGACTCCTCGCTGACACGTCGCTTCGCGGTGCTGGTGCTGCTGCTGTGCCTGTTCGGCATGCTCGCGGTCCTGCTGCGCAGGAGTGCGGTGCCCGGTATGGCGCGCGGACCGGTGTGGCGGCTGATCGGGACGACGGCCATCGGCCTGCTGCTACTGACGTTCACACCGACGAAGTGGGCGGTGCAGTTCGGAGCGTTCGCCGCGCTGGCCGGTGCACTCGGCGCCGTCACGGCGTTCTCGTTCGCCAGGGTCGGACTGCACAGCCGACGCAACATCGCGCTGTACGTGACAGCGCTGCTGTTCGTATTGGCCTGGGCGACTTCGGGTATCAACGGCTGGTTCTACGTCGGTAACTACGGGGTGCCGTGGTTCGACAAGCAGCCGGTGATCGCCGGATTCCCCGTGCTGACCATCTTCCTGGTGCTGGCGATTCTGACGGGCCTGCTCGCCGGCTGGCTGCACTTCCGCATGGACTACACCGGTCACACCGAGGTCGCCAGCACCGGCCGCAACCGGGCGTTGGCATCGACGCCGCTGCTGGTCGTCGCCGTCATCATGGTGGTGCTCGAAGTCGGCTCACTGGCCAAGGGCGCCGCCCAGCGCTACCCCGTCTACACCACCGCGAAGGCCAACGTCGCCGCCCTGACGTCCGGCCTGTCCTCCACCAGCTGCGCCATGGCCGACGACGTGCTCGTCGAACCGGACACCAATGCCGGGATGCTGCAGCCGGTTCCGGGCCAGCGGTTCGGTGAGTACGGGCCGCTCGGCGGCGAGGATCCGGTGGGCTTCACTCCGAACGGCGTCAGCGACACCCTCGAGCCCGCCGAGCCCGTCACCGCCAACCCCGGTCTGGTGAACTCCGACGGCTCCCCCAACGAACCGAATGTCGGCATCGGCTACGCGGCGGGCACCGGCGGCGGCTACGGACCCGTCGGCGTCAACGGATCCAACGTCTTCCTGCCGTTCGGCCTGGATCCCAAGCGCACCCCGGTGATGGGCAGCTACGACGAGAACACCCTTGCGGCCAAGGTCACGTCGGCGTGGTACCAGTTGCCGCCGCGGACCCCGGACCGGCCGTTGGTGACCGTCGCCGCCGCAGGCGCCATCTGGTACTACGAGGAGGACGGCTCCTTCAATTACGGGCAGTCGCTGAAACTGCAGTGGGGTGTGCATCGCCCCGACGGCAGCTATCAGGCCCTCGGCGATGTGCAGCCCATCGACATCTTCCCCCAAAAGGCTTGGCGCAACCTGCGTTTCCCGCTCGCATGGGCGCCGCCGGAGGCCAACGTCGCGCGCATCGTCGCCGACGACCCCAACCTCTCCGATGACCAGTGGTTCGCCTTCACCCCGCCGCGGGTGCCCGTGCTCGAAACCGCCCAACAACTGCTCGGATCGGAAACGCCGGTGATGCTGGACATCGCGACGGCGGCGAACTTCCCCTGCCAGCGTCCGTTCTCCGAACACCTCGGCGTCGCAGAGCTTCCGGAGTACCGCATTCAGCCCAACTTCAAGCAGATCGTGTCGTCGTCGAACATGTGGCAGTCCGCGCAGGACGGCGGACCGTTCCTGTTCATCCAGGCGCTGCTGCGCACCACGGCCGTCCCGAGCTACCTGCGTGACGACTGGTACCGCGACTGGGGTTCCATCGAGCGCTACCAGCGGGTGGTACCGGCATCGCGGGCGCCGAACGCCAACGTCGAACAGGGCACGCAACGCGTCTTCGGCTGGAGTCGCAACGGACCGATCAGGGCGCTGCCATGA